One Rhipicephalus microplus isolate Deutch F79 chromosome 4, USDA_Rmic, whole genome shotgun sequence genomic window carries:
- the LOC142814427 gene encoding uncharacterized protein LOC142814427 — MADSMDGSATSAKRAAMLLLLDSDSSESESSSTDTSDSSDSDSDAKACAYEREFNKLFRIPAKRPKVVGFIEDVVRQYSDHEFRRHFRLARPVAEKLVAEFAVSSMCPSSTHGGVQAKSAETHVLTFIWYAANKTCMRDVASRFDMSESTVYRVLQRVAQFLMTLGPSVIKFPADLENLTSSFEKVSGMPAVIGCIDGSYVKIQCPANKVASTYCNRHHYLSLTLQACLVFFALI; from the exons atggcggacagcatggacggctcggctacctcggcaaagcgtgcggcaatgcttctgctactcgatagcgacagctCTGAGTCGGAAAGCTCAAGTACTGACACGAGTGATTCGTCGGACAGTGACAGCGACGCTAAAGCTTGCGCTTACGAGCGGGAATTCAACAAGTTGTTCCGCATTCCCGCGAAGAGGCCCAAAGTCGTCGGTTTCATCGAGGACGTCGTTCGGCAGTACTCGGACCACGAG TTCCGGAGGCACTTTAGGCTGGCTCGACCTGTGGCCGAAAAGTTGGTCGCGGAGTTTGCTGTCTCGTCAATGTGCCCTTCGAGcacacacggaggagttcaagcgAAATCCGCGGAAACGCATGTCTTGACATTTATCTG GTACGCGGCCAACAAAACCTGCATGCGAGACGTGGCAAGCCGTTTCGACATGTCAGAAAGCACCGTGTACAGAGTTCTTCAGAGAGTAGCGCAGTTCCTGATGACGCTGGGACCATCGGTGATCAAGTTTCCCGCAGACTTGGAGAACCTCACTAGCAGTTTTGAGAAG GTGTCTGGAATGCCTGCTGTTATTGGCTGTATAGATGGATCGTATGTCAAGATACAGTGCCCAGCCAACAAGGTTGCCTCCACATACTGCAACAGGCACCATTACCTTTCACTAACGCTGCAAGCC TGCTTggtgttctttgcactgatctAA
- the LOC142814644 gene encoding uncharacterized protein LOC142814644: protein MREAHRVNQINRLSQTPPGRRLLHRLGLNPISDQDPLQPVPELWRQKLWVEPLPRNMNPDLHPGRRLARAAALHTRHSDRPGVFYVDVSGPSPSGHFTAAVITEGEHVDGLSFRADTVTHAEEVAIALAASHPASRTILTDSRSACSQYLQGSIAPLAASLLQAASWRFNPHPIRIVWTPGHSGLPGNEAANAAARASPVRAVAPPCPETESGNTNLTRFREILAYYRASRRLYPDPARGLEKADERLLRRLQTNTFIIPAVARHFLPEINGTCSTCHVLADTYHVVASCPVNPVPFSPPFPIPTREAWEEHLLGCSTLAAQRSLVERARAASSSTGVPE from the exons atgcgcgaagctcatcgcgttaaccaaatcaatcgactgtcgcagacgcctccagggcgccgtcttctacacagacttggccttaacccgatatctgaccaagaccctctgcagccggtaccagagctctggcgtcaaaagctatgggtggaacctctaccccgtaatatgaaccccgacctccatcctggccgtagactagcacgcgccgcggcccttcatacgcgacactccgatcgtcctggtgttttctacgtggacgtctcgggtccctccccctcgggtcacttcacggctgccgtgatcaCAGAGGGcgaacacgtagatggcctctcctttcgagcagacacagtaacgcacgctgaagaggttgccatagctttggccgcctctcaccctgcctcacgcaccatcctgacggactcgcgctcggcctgttctcagtaccttcagggttccattgccccgctggcggctagcctcctacaggcagcctcttggcgctttaaccctcatcccattcgtattgtctggaccccaggccactcgggcctgcccggcaacgaggcggcaaatgccgctgcccgcgcttctcctgtccgggccgttgcccctccttgtcccgagacggaatctggcaataccaacctgacgcgctttcgcgaaattttggcttattaccgggcttcgcgccgcctctacccggaccccgcacgcggtttggagaaagcggacgaacgactgctacgccgcctgcagacaaacacctttatcattccggcggtcgccaggcactttttgccggaaatcaatggcacctgctcgacctgtcatgtcctcgccgacacatatcacgtcgtagcatcgtgcccagttaatcccgtccctttctcacccccttttcctatcccaactag agaggcttgggaggagcacctgctcggctgctctaccttggctgcacaacgctccttggtggagcgcgcacgggcagcttccagctccactggcgtcccggaatag